The following are from one region of the Deltaproteobacteria bacterium genome:
- a CDS encoding ABC transporter substrate-binding protein, with protein MCLPRSTFFTTLFTCILTFAATLASAQDLGRVRLAYSAFSVSFLNLFVARDAGLFKKHGLEPQLIQMAGPLPVAALAAGEIDYLTGYTTGIVATGQGAPLKGIMIALRKPPFYLVAERGVQNFSDLAGKRVGVDRIGSLQHLVVRLMMKNKGADPEKALFTQTGSVSNTVTSLGQGAVAAAVLSGPHNVIMTQKGFRQIGAADELPMQFPTSGLVVNEAKLKSDASRIKSVIRAMLDASNFCRKEKSWVVGYIRDKWKVDQKTAETVYEQWLATLTPDGKIVVKDMQEYFDLAYSQKQISAPVNVAAVTDYTLIDQVLAGK; from the coding sequence ATGTGTTTACCCAGGTCGACGTTTTTCACCACATTATTTACATGTATCCTCACATTCGCTGCGACTTTGGCATCGGCGCAAGATCTCGGTCGAGTTCGCCTGGCATACTCAGCATTCAGCGTTTCCTTTCTCAATCTCTTCGTCGCCCGTGACGCCGGGCTTTTCAAGAAGCACGGGCTCGAACCGCAATTGATTCAGATGGCGGGACCGTTGCCCGTGGCGGCGCTCGCGGCAGGTGAGATCGACTATCTGACCGGCTACACAACCGGCATCGTCGCCACCGGACAGGGCGCGCCGCTGAAGGGGATCATGATCGCGCTGCGCAAGCCGCCATTTTATCTCGTCGCTGAGCGCGGCGTGCAGAACTTTAGCGATCTTGCGGGCAAACGCGTCGGTGTCGATCGCATCGGCAGCTTGCAGCATTTGGTCGTGCGCTTGATGATGAAAAACAAAGGCGCCGATCCCGAGAAAGCGCTGTTCACCCAGACCGGCTCGGTGTCGAACACCGTGACTAGCCTGGGCCAAGGCGCGGTGGCGGCCGCAGTATTGTCCGGGCCGCACAACGTGATCATGACGCAAAAAGGCTTTCGCCAGATCGGCGCGGCGGACGAGCTGCCGATGCAATTTCCCACCAGCGGGCTGGTGGTGAATGAAGCGAAATTGAAAAGCGACGCGAGTCGCATCAAAAGTGTTATTCGCGCCATGCTCGATGCGTCCAACTTTTGTCGTAAGGAAAAAAGCTGGGTGGTCGGTTACATTCGCGATAAGTGGAAAGTCGATCAAAAAACCGCCGAGACGGTCTACGAGCAATGGCTCGCTACGTTGACACCGGACGGAAAGATCGTGGTTAAAGACATGCAGGAGTATTTTGATCTGGCCTATAGCCAGAAACAGATTTCCGCGCCAGTGAACGTCGCTGCGGTGACCGATTACACGTTGATCGATCAAGTGTTGGCAGGAAAATAG
- a CDS encoding xanthine dehydrogenase family protein subunit M — MRSSTPPANGSKSCRSHRTRSYRRAKANGGSAVKSFQNIDAKSVQQAVTLLQKFNHEKKSALVVGGGSEALQLMKDNVLTPDYVVNLKTIPGLDTIREERGGFRIGALAKLADIEDHPAIREKLLILSDAAGDAASPQIRNAGTIAGNLCQRPFCWYFRSSSFNCLRKGGQMCYTITGDGRFHAILGAGPSYIVHPSDTAPALVALGAQIKIAGPAGEKTVPIEKFFVLPSVDFKKENILNPGEIVTEIFVPAPKPSSKGFHHKVRERLAWDHAIVAVDTIVESSSGVVRDARVVMGGVAPIPWRAAKAEEFLRGKKLDDAVAKQAGEIALEGAKPLKDNIYKVKMAQDLVQRGLLASV; from the coding sequence ATGCGATCTTCAACGCCACCGGCAAACGGATCAAAGAGCTGCCGATCACACCGGACAAGATCCTACAGGCGCGCCAAGGCTAACGGAGGAAGCGCGGTGAAATCATTTCAAAACATCGATGCCAAAAGCGTGCAGCAAGCGGTGACGCTGCTGCAGAAGTTTAACCACGAAAAAAAGAGCGCGCTGGTGGTGGGCGGCGGCAGCGAAGCGCTGCAGCTGATGAAGGATAACGTGCTGACGCCGGACTACGTCGTCAATCTCAAAACCATCCCGGGCCTCGATACGATTAGAGAGGAGCGCGGCGGTTTTCGTATCGGCGCGCTGGCGAAGCTCGCTGATATTGAAGACCATCCAGCGATTCGCGAAAAATTGCTGATCCTTTCCGATGCGGCCGGCGACGCGGCTTCGCCGCAAATCCGCAACGCCGGAACGATCGCCGGTAACCTCTGCCAGCGGCCGTTTTGCTGGTACTTCCGTTCGTCGAGCTTTAACTGTCTGCGCAAGGGCGGCCAGATGTGCTACACGATCACCGGCGATGGTCGCTTTCATGCCATCCTCGGCGCCGGGCCGAGCTACATCGTGCACCCGTCGGACACCGCGCCGGCGTTGGTGGCGCTCGGCGCACAGATCAAAATCGCCGGACCAGCGGGTGAGAAGACGGTGCCCATCGAAAAGTTTTTCGTCCTGCCTTCGGTGGATTTCAAAAAAGAAAATATTCTGAACCCGGGCGAGATCGTCACTGAGATTTTCGTGCCGGCACCAAAACCGAGCAGCAAAGGCTTCCACCACAAGGTGCGCGAGCGTTTAGCGTGGGACCACGCCATCGTCGCCGTGGACACGATCGTCGAGAGCAGCAGCGGTGTGGTGCGCGACGCACGCGTGGTGATGGGCGGCGTCGCGCCGATTCCGTGGCGCGCGGCGAAAGCCGAAGAGTTTCTGCGCGGCAAGAAATTGGATGATGCGGTGGCCAAACAAGCCGGCGAGATTGCGCTGGAGGGGGCAAAGCCGCTCAAGGACAACATCTATAAGGTGAAGATGGCGCAGGACTTAGTCCAGCGCGGCCTGCTAGCGTCAGTCTAG
- a CDS encoding xanthine dehydrogenase family protein molybdopterin-binding subunit, whose amino-acid sequence MGRFAEVTGSTLQHPAIECRCSSNARTDIAKDFNLPLSKVRVVCKYMGGGFGNKNQAQDYDYMAAVLAKATNQPVKMEFTREDDYIGMHGRWSSEQKYKIGVKKDGTVTAVQLDAVTNMGAYRKQSGNLSGTDFYQVPNFKKTILPVHTNTVVAANYRAPAYPQSVFGYASFLDHIAHEMGINPVDMFMRNRIQKYKAKTPFTSNYLEQCIQEGAKEIAWAEKWHKPGALGGQKKHGIGMALGGYPFRPGLGAATIRVNPDGTAHVLVGVTDIGTGAKSTMAIIAAEALGIPLNQIQLTNGDTDVTPYSVGESGSRTTPFTGPAVIAAAEDCRRQIFAVAAPQLKVKAEELDLRDGQVFVKAEPTQRLALGRAVARAGEIIGRATTNPSFKDVEGKSFAAHFAEVEVDSITGHVKITRYVAVHDSGTIINRMPAESQIKGGVVQGIGMAFSEELIIDKLTATPINPNYRDAKVPTHLEVPDIEVFFIEHVDPYGPFGGKVVGEPPITAAVATIANAIFNATGKRIKELPITPDKILQARQG is encoded by the coding sequence ATTGGAAGATTTGCAGAAGTTACTGGCAGCACACTTCAGCACCCAGCCATCGAGTGCCGATGCAGCTCCAATGCGCGCACCGATATCGCCAAAGATTTCAACCTGCCGCTCAGCAAAGTGCGTGTGGTCTGCAAATACATGGGCGGCGGCTTCGGCAACAAGAACCAGGCGCAAGACTACGATTACATGGCCGCGGTACTGGCCAAGGCGACCAACCAGCCGGTGAAAATGGAATTCACCCGCGAGGATGACTATATCGGCATGCACGGCCGCTGGTCGTCGGAGCAGAAATACAAGATCGGCGTCAAGAAAGATGGCACAGTTACTGCCGTGCAGCTCGATGCGGTGACCAACATGGGCGCCTATCGCAAGCAGAGCGGCAACTTGAGCGGCACTGATTTCTACCAGGTGCCGAACTTTAAAAAGACCATTTTGCCGGTGCACACCAACACGGTGGTCGCTGCCAACTACCGCGCGCCCGCCTATCCGCAATCGGTGTTTGGCTATGCGTCGTTTCTCGATCACATCGCCCACGAGATGGGCATCAATCCGGTCGACATGTTCATGCGCAACCGGATCCAGAAATACAAAGCCAAGACGCCGTTCACGTCGAACTATCTCGAACAATGCATTCAGGAGGGTGCCAAGGAAATCGCCTGGGCGGAGAAGTGGCATAAGCCGGGCGCGCTCGGCGGCCAGAAAAAACATGGCATCGGCATGGCGCTGGGTGGCTATCCATTCCGCCCAGGTCTGGGCGCTGCGACCATCCGCGTCAATCCGGATGGCACGGCTCATGTGCTGGTCGGCGTCACCGACATCGGCACCGGCGCCAAGAGCACCATGGCGATCATCGCCGCCGAGGCGCTCGGCATTCCGCTCAATCAAATCCAACTCACCAACGGCGACACCGATGTGACGCCGTATTCCGTCGGCGAGTCGGGCAGCCGCACCACGCCGTTTACCGGACCGGCGGTGATTGCGGCTGCAGAAGACTGCCGCCGGCAAATTTTTGCCGTCGCGGCGCCGCAGTTGAAAGTCAAAGCCGAAGAGTTGGATCTGCGCGATGGCCAGGTTTTCGTCAAGGCCGAGCCGACGCAGCGCCTGGCGCTCGGTCGCGCCGTGGCGCGGGCCGGCGAGATCATCGGCCGGGCGACGACCAACCCGTCCTTCAAAGACGTCGAGGGCAAGAGCTTCGCCGCCCACTTCGCCGAAGTGGAAGTGGACAGCATCACCGGCCATGTAAAGATCACGCGCTACGTCGCCGTGCATGACTCGGGCACGATCATCAATCGCATGCCGGCGGAGAGCCAGATCAAAGGCGGCGTTGTCCAGGGCATCGGCATGGCGTTCAGCGAAGAGCTGATCATCGATAAGCTCACGGCCACGCCGATCAACCCCAACTACCGCGACGCCAAGGTGCCGACGCACTTGGAAGTGCCGGACATCGAGGTGTTTTTCATCGAACACGTCGATCCCTACGGCCCGTTTGGCGGCAAGGTGGTCGGCGAGCCGCCGATCACGGCGGCGGTGGCGACGATCGCCAATGCGATCTTCAACGCCACCGGCAAACGGATCAAAGAGCTGCCGATCACACCGGACAAGATCCTACAGGCGCGCCAAGGCTAA
- a CDS encoding long-chain fatty acid--CoA ligase, whose product MANDTGAVGFFAADVLEKTAARQTNKIAIIAKEEELTFGALTQRVHALAGHLQKEGIGAGDRVGLLLPNSTAIPLGYYSTQKIGAVTVILDARLKGKELEGVLRDADLKLLIVHQSLHGEVEEVFKSMTPIPVWIAGGDGERSFEKRYNALGTSLTLPARGADDDALILYTSGTTGEPKGVVLSYRNLVQYPMVMGATKVTDSSTMRGCILPMSHIVGPVVCNELALVGYTLVIFDQINPITLLEGIQKYRVNVFESVPIVFQLLLGVKNLASYDTSSMKIAAMMGTSIPMPLLQAFQAAQPHIKVIQGYGLTETSPMITLVEPDKAQAKMGSIGKAVPGVEVKIVDENDKEVPIGEPGEIITRGPHVMKGYFRRPDATAQRIRGDWLYTGDVGKLEADGYYYHLGRRDDMMITGGLNVYPAEVENMIYTFPGVQETIVFAIPDAKRGQVLGAAIVPRPGANIVEKELLTFLRANLANFKVPDKIVIRESLPRTSSGKTIRDAATLLAV is encoded by the coding sequence ATGGCAAATGATACCGGTGCAGTAGGATTTTTCGCCGCCGACGTGTTGGAAAAAACCGCGGCGCGCCAGACGAACAAGATTGCGATCATCGCCAAAGAAGAAGAGCTGACCTTCGGCGCTCTCACCCAGCGGGTGCACGCGCTGGCTGGCCATCTGCAGAAAGAAGGCATTGGCGCCGGCGACCGAGTCGGGTTGCTGCTGCCGAACTCAACGGCGATTCCGCTGGGCTACTACTCGACGCAAAAGATCGGCGCCGTCACGGTCATACTCGACGCGCGCTTGAAAGGTAAAGAACTCGAAGGTGTGCTGCGCGACGCTGATTTAAAGCTGTTGATTGTGCATCAATCCCTGCACGGCGAAGTCGAAGAGGTGTTCAAGTCAATGACGCCGATCCCGGTGTGGATCGCCGGCGGCGATGGCGAGCGCAGTTTCGAAAAACGTTATAACGCGCTGGGAACTTCGTTGACGCTGCCCGCGCGCGGCGCCGATGACGATGCCTTGATTCTTTACACATCGGGAACCACCGGCGAGCCCAAGGGCGTGGTGTTGAGCTATCGGAATCTGGTGCAATACCCGATGGTGATGGGTGCGACGAAAGTCACCGACAGTTCAACCATGCGCGGTTGCATCTTGCCGATGTCACACATCGTTGGTCCGGTGGTGTGCAACGAACTTGCGCTCGTCGGTTATACGCTGGTGATCTTCGATCAGATCAATCCGATCACGCTGCTCGAAGGTATCCAAAAATACCGCGTCAATGTCTTTGAGAGCGTGCCGATCGTTTTTCAATTGCTACTGGGCGTCAAGAATCTCGCGAGCTATGACACCAGCAGCATGAAAATCGCCGCGATGATGGGCACGAGTATTCCCATGCCGCTCCTGCAGGCGTTTCAAGCCGCACAGCCGCACATCAAAGTCATTCAAGGCTACGGCCTGACGGAGACTTCGCCGATGATCACGCTGGTGGAGCCGGACAAAGCCCAAGCCAAAATGGGCAGCATCGGCAAAGCCGTGCCCGGTGTCGAAGTGAAGATCGTCGACGAGAACGACAAAGAAGTGCCGATTGGCGAGCCGGGTGAAATCATCACGCGCGGCCCCCATGTCATGAAAGGCTACTTCCGCCGCCCCGATGCAACGGCGCAACGCATCCGTGGTGACTGGCTCTACACCGGCGACGTCGGCAAGCTCGAAGCCGATGGCTACTACTATCACCTCGGTCGGCGCGACGACATGATGATTACCGGCGGCCTGAACGTCTATCCCGCTGAAGTGGAAAACATGATCTATACTTTCCCGGGAGTGCAGGAAACGATCGTGTTTGCTATTCCCGATGCCAAGCGCGGTCAAGTGCTCGGCGCAGCAATCGTGCCGCGCCCCGGCGCCAACATCGTCGAGAAAGAGTTGCTGACGTTTCTGCGCGCCAACCTGGCCAACTTCAAAGTGCCCGACAAGATCGTCATACGGGAATCGCTGCCGCGCACCTCATCGGGAAAAACCATTCGCGACGCGGCAACGTTGCTGGCCGTGTAA